A single window of Nostoc sp. KVJ3 DNA harbors:
- a CDS encoding anti-sigma factor produces MTEPLTPQAIETLAAGYVVGDLDRAEAEVFEQLLAENPALVAEVKRLQATLDQVVYSLNSVEPPPHLQSAILAAATTTFQSSQHKPSRLLWRTVMGSVAALLILYLGVDNYRLRQDYRMASDINTLLQQSQTQLFSLKAVKASDTAAGSFVVNLGQRQGILAVQNLVAPPTGKVYRLWAIADGEKIPCGTVKINPQGKVLDKFWMPADFYDTGISGLFVTLESSETSRYPTGTIVMQSNSSTNI; encoded by the coding sequence ATGACTGAACCTCTTACTCCTCAAGCAATCGAAACCTTGGCAGCAGGCTATGTCGTGGGCGACCTTGATCGCGCCGAAGCAGAAGTTTTCGAGCAACTGTTGGCAGAAAATCCAGCATTGGTAGCAGAAGTGAAGCGGCTTCAGGCAACCTTAGACCAGGTTGTTTACAGCCTCAACAGTGTGGAACCGCCTCCCCATCTCCAATCTGCCATCCTAGCTGCCGCTACCACGACTTTTCAATCTTCCCAGCACAAACCGTCTCGGCTTCTCTGGCGCACCGTCATGGGTAGTGTGGCAGCACTCCTGATTCTGTATTTAGGAGTAGATAACTATCGCTTGCGACAGGATTACCGCATGGCTAGTGACATCAATACCTTACTGCAACAGTCCCAGACGCAACTTTTCTCTCTTAAGGCTGTGAAGGCATCGGATACTGCTGCGGGTAGCTTTGTTGTGAATCTAGGACAACGGCAGGGAATTCTAGCCGTGCAAAATCTGGTGGCTCCACCCACAGGTAAAGTCTATCGACTTTGGGCGATCGCTGATGGCGAAAAAATTCCCTGTGGCACTGTGAAAATTAATCCCCAGGGAAAGGTGTTAGATAAATTCTGGATGCCTGCCGACTTTTATGACACAGGTATCTCTGGATTATTCGTAACGTTGGAATCATCTGAAACTAGCCGTTATCCTACTGGAACTATCGTGATGCAGAGTAACTCATCTACCAATATCTAA
- a CDS encoding toprim domain-containing protein gives MKSPIDAVSFAMLEYQRLGDVPPNRTLYMAVDNPKSLPVEQLQHIPNVQVAFDSDDSGNAAARVVKELLPQSKRLKCKADDWNQQLLDYGQQLKQQPRHEEDLSL, from the coding sequence TTGAAGTCGCCCATCGATGCCGTGTCTTTTGCCATGCTGGAATATCAGCGCTTAGGCGACGTGCCACCCAATAGAACTTTGTACATGGCGGTAGATAATCCCAAAAGCTTACCAGTAGAGCAATTGCAGCATATCCCTAATGTACAAGTGGCATTTGACTCGGATGATTCTGGTAATGCAGCTGCACGAGTTGTTAAGGAACTACTGCCACAGTCCAAGCGCCTCAAGTGCAAAGCTGACGATTGGAATCAGCAGCTACTTGATTATGGGCAGCAGTTAAAACAACAGCCGAGGCATGAGGAGGACTTGAGCCTTTAA